The DNA window ATATGGATGGGACGTTTTACTTAGGGAATCGGCTTCTTCCGGGAGCTTTGCAGTTCACGGAGCTTTTGGAAGAACAGGGAAAGAGGCTCTACTTTCTCACCAACAATTCTTCTCACCGTGCTGCATTCTATGCCGAAAAGCTCCGCCTCCTTGGCCTTAAGGACTGCACACCGGAGCATATCATCACTTCCACGGACTCCTGTATTTTCCACCTCCAGAGAATTTGCCCGGGAGCTCGGATTTTTCTCCTTGCCAGCCGGGAAGTGGCCATAGATTTCCTGCGAGGGGGATTCGTCGTGGTTGAGGAGAACCCTGACGCCGTTGTGCTCTGCTTTGACAAAACTCTCACCTACCGGAAGCTGGCGAAAGTCTGTCTCTTTCTCCGAAGAGGTGTTCCCTTCTTTGCCACCCATCCTGATCTCAACTGCCCCACGGAAGACGGCGAGCTCATCGATGCGGGGTCCATCATTGAGGCGATAAAGGCTTCAACCGGGCGAACACCTCGCTACTTTGGTAAGCCGTATCCGGAAATGGTCGAGTACGCCCTCTGGCGGACAGGGGCAAGGCGGGAAGAACTCGCCATCCTGGGAGACCGGTTGTACACGGATATCGCCATGGGGCAGAAGGCGGGTATCACGACCATTCTTCTCCTCACAGGAGAGACAAAGAGAGAGGACCTTGAGCATTCTCCTTGGAAACCTGATTTTGTATTCTCTTCCCTTGAAGAACTCGCGCAGAACCTTAAGAGGTGAGAAGCAATGCAGGATGTATGCGCCCTTCTGGGAAAAACCTTTCAGTGCCAATGCGGAAAAGTGCACCGTATCAGGACACAAAGGATTCTCGTCGGTGAGGATGTCATCCCGAGGATACCCTCTGTCCTCCGGGACCTTAACCTCAGGGGTAAGGCCCTTGTGCTCTTTGACGAAACCACATACGAAGTGGCAGGTAAGGAGGTCATGCGTGTCCTTGAAAGCTCCTCTTTTTCGATTCTCCCCGGTCTCTTGAAAAAAGACGGGCCCTTTCCCTTCCTTGAACCCGATGAGGGAGCACGAAGCCAAATCGGTGAGTACCTCTTCAAGCAGCCTGATTTTCTCGTTGCCGTTGGATCAGGGGTTATCAACGACCTTGCGAAATTTGTGGCGCATCGGGTTGGCATCCCTTACGTTGCCGTTGCCACGGCTCCCTCTATGGATGGGTATGTTTCCCCTGGAGCACCGATGCTTGTTGGGGGGTATAAGGTAACCTACGACGCAACACCCCCTCTTGCGCTCTTTGCCGATATTGGAGTTCTCTCTGCCGCTCCCCTTCCTCTTGTTCAGGCTGGCTTTGCGGATCTTGTGGGAAAGATTACCGCCAATGCGGATTGGGTGATTCGCCGGGTCCTCTTCGGAGAGGACTTTTGTGAACCTCTTTGGGAGAACACCGCTTCGTTTCTGAGAGACCTCGGATTCTATGCGGAAGGCATAGCAAGGCGGGACAAGGAGGCAGTGACAGTTCTCATCTGGGCACTCGTGTGGTCAGGACTGGGCATGGAAATGATTGGGGATTCCCGTCCTGCCTCTGGAGGGGAGCACCTTGTTGCGCATTACCTTGAGATGATGGCCCTCCACCGGGGGCTCCATCCGTCGCTCCATGGTCTCAGGGTGGGAGTGGCAACCTGCATCGTCTGGAGGCTCTTCCAGCTTTTCTTTGAGAAAGCCAGGGAGGGCCTACGGTGTATTCCCCAAAACCACTTTGACTGGGACACCCTCAAGGTGCACTTTGGTCCGCTCTTCCCCTTTGTGGAGGAAGAAGCCCGGAAGAAGGAGAACCTCTCTTGGCCTGAGGTTAACCCCCTTCTCCTTCAAGGAGCAGTCGAGGATAAGCTTTCTCTTTTTAACCCCTTTGAGCTCCTCAGACGTGCGGGGATTCCTACAAACTTCAGAGAATTGGGATTCCCGGGAAAGATGGTCCGGGATGCTTTCCTCTGGGCCCGCTTCCTTCGAAGTCGGGTGACTA is part of the Candidatus Caldatribacterium sp. genome and encodes:
- a CDS encoding sn-glycerol-1-phosphate dehydrogenase, giving the protein MQDVCALLGKTFQCQCGKVHRIRTQRILVGEDVIPRIPSVLRDLNLRGKALVLFDETTYEVAGKEVMRVLESSSFSILPGLLKKDGPFPFLEPDEGARSQIGEYLFKQPDFLVAVGSGVINDLAKFVAHRVGIPYVAVATAPSMDGYVSPGAPMLVGGYKVTYDATPPLALFADIGVLSAAPLPLVQAGFADLVGKITANADWVIRRVLFGEDFCEPLWENTASFLRDLGFYAEGIARRDKEAVTVLIWALVWSGLGMEMIGDSRPASGGEHLVAHYLEMMALHRGLHPSLHGLRVGVATCIVWRLFQLFFEKAREGLRCIPQNHFDWDTLKVHFGPLFPFVEEEARKKENLSWPEVNPLLLQGAVEDKLSLFNPFELLRRAGIPTNFRELGFPGKMVRDAFLWARFLRSRVTILDLLAHCGVLEELLDRALQEIE
- a CDS encoding HAD-IIA family hydrolase; the protein is MLQSIRVFLSDMDGTFYLGNRLLPGALQFTELLEEQGKRLYFLTNNSSHRAAFYAEKLRLLGLKDCTPEHIITSTDSCIFHLQRICPGARIFLLASREVAIDFLRGGFVVVEENPDAVVLCFDKTLTYRKLAKVCLFLRRGVPFFATHPDLNCPTEDGELIDAGSIIEAIKASTGRTPRYFGKPYPEMVEYALWRTGARREELAILGDRLYTDIAMGQKAGITTILLLTGETKREDLEHSPWKPDFVFSSLEELAQNLKR